The genomic region CAGCTTTCTGCTGCTCCTCTTCCAACTCCGTCAGCAACTCGGTACTTACATCGGAGAAGTTCGTTACAAAATTCAGCGGGTTCTGAATTTCGTGGGCGATGCCCGCCGTGAGCTCCCCTAGGCTTGCCATCTTCTCGCTCTGAATCAGCTGGTTCTGCGTGATGCGCAGCTCCGTAAGAGCATAGCGTAATTCCTCGGCCTGTTGCGTGAGCGTGGCTGTGCGCTCGGCTACCAGGCGCTCCAGCTCCACGTTCTGCGCCGAAATACGCTGCTTGGCTTGTTCTTCTTCCTCGCGCAGCAGCCGGTCTTTTTCCAGTTGGTTTTTCTGATTGCGGGCAATAAGGGCAAACGTAAACAGCCAGATAAAAGTAAACGCCTGCGCTACTTCAAAGCTGTCGTCATAATCCTTCAACAGCGCAGGAGTGACCAGCGCCAACAGCAACTCGAAGGCTGAATACGCCACAAAGGGAATAACGGCCAGCAATAGCAGTCGCGCCGGGCGGTAGGTGCGCAGGCGCAACAGGATCCAGATGCCTACCCCAAACACTAGGAGTAGGTAGATTTCGTCTAATTGATCTGATTTCCAACTGATAAGCGAAGAAAGCGCGAACAGCGCCACGCCCGGCACCCAAATATAGTCCAGCAGTCGGTTGACGCGGGGTAGGCGCGTCGGCAGATCCAGAAACCGCCGGATGACGCGCACCAGCACCACCGCAATGACAATACTGAAAAAGATGGTCGTGTTGACGTTCATAAACGAGCAAATACAGCGGAATTAACGGCAAAGAGATGGCGTGGTGTCAGCGGAGCCACCACTACGGACCGGTTTCCTTTTCCTTCTTCGTACCCCAACCCTTGGGCAGTGCCAGCGTGAAAACAATAACCGGATTGCTGGTGCGCAGCGGCCGGGGTGCAGTCAGGGTTTTTAGCTTGTCTTTCTGTTTGGAAAACAGCGTGTTGGCGTAGTCGCTCAGCGTGGCTATGGCGGTAGGCACCGTCACGCGTACCACCAACTCCTGTTGCTCCTTGGGTGGTGGGGGCGGGGTAGGCGGCGCGCCTTGCGCCCGGCTGCTACCGGCTACCAGCAAGAACCCGATAAGTAGAAGAAATAAGCGAAAGGCGACCATAGGGAAGTATTAGCGCCCTAAATATGCCACGAATAAAAGACGATACCCAATCCAGCAGAGGAAAGCCGATAGAGTGCCTGCCGCATAGCCAGCAGCACACAGTTGAAGTATGCGTTGCAAAATTTGAATAGTCGTCTGCTTGTATAGGCTATCGGTCTGTATATCATTTGTCTTATTATGAGAATAAGGTTGATTATATTATTTTTATAAAAATGGATTTATATAATAATATAGTATTTGAAAACGTGTCCAGAGAATATTTATTTAGTTTGTATAAATCTTGTATCAGTTTGATTTTTCGGACAATTAGATGTGTGTGTTATGGATTATTAAAATTTATGTAGTTTTTTGTACTATGTTTTTATATAACTAAATAAAGTATTCTTGTAGCTAGACAAGAATTGATTTTAAGTTAGGTTTGCTCTCAAAATTGGAAGAGTGGTTTTCAGTTGGATCAGATGGACGAGATAGCACAATCAGACATTAACGTTCAGTATGTGCAGCAGCTGTTTGAGCTGAGTGCTACCCAGCATGCGTCGCAGGTAGCCCTAGTGGCAGATAGCACACAGTTTACCTATGCGCAGCTAGATGTCGCTGCCACGCAACTAAGCCAGCAGATACAGCGGCAGGCAGGCTCAACCGCCCTAGTGGGCATCAGCAGCACCCGTGGCCCGGCCATGATCATCGGTGTGCTGGCCATCCTGAAAGCTGGCAAAGCCTACCTCCCGCTCGACCCTGCTTTCTCGCCACAGCGGCTGCAAAAGATTATAACCAGCTCTGGCCTCACACACTGCCTAGCTCCTGCCACTGAAGCGGACCTATTTACTGGTCTGGGTTTGCAGGTAATTTCAGATCAAGAGACCTCTGCGGAGACTACGAGTACTGCTGCGGAGCTAGGAAAGCTGACCTATGTGCTGTATACCTCCGGCTCTACGGGTGAGCCCAAGGGCGTAAGCATGGGCCACCGTTCCCTGCTGAACTTGCTGCACTGGCAGCGCCGCAACTCCCGCGCAGGCAGTGGCACGCGCACCTTGCAATTTGCGCCGCTGAGCTTCGACGTGTCGTTTCAGGAAATCATGACGACGCTCACCACGGGCGGGACGCTGGTGCTGGTAACCAACGAGTTGCGGCTGGATTTTGAGCGATTACTGTCTTTTATTCAGAAACAGGGTATCAACCGGCTGTTCCTACCCTTTGTGGCGTTGCAATACTTGGTGGAGGCTGCCACGCACACCAAGCAGTTTCCGGCGTGCATACAGGAGGTGATGACGGCCGGAGAACAGCTGAAATGCACACCGCAGCTGGTGAAGTTCTTCGAAGCTCTACCCGATTGCACGCTTTACAATCAGTATGGCCCCACGGAGTGTCACGTTATTATCACGCAGCTTCAGCTGAGCGGGCCTCCTGCTACATGGCCAGCACTGCCTACCATTGGTCGGCCCATTGATAACGTCCGCATCCTACTCACCGATGAGGCACTCCGGACAGTGCCTGATGGAGAGGTAGGCGAAATCTGTGTAACCGGCAATTGCCTGGCTGAAGGCTACCTGCATCAGCCTGCCCTGACGGCCGAAAAGTTTGTGGCCTGCACCGACGAAGCCGGCCAACCCATGCGCCTCTACCATACCGGCGACCTGGGACGCTACCTACCCGATGGCACCATCGAATTCTTGGGTCGCCGCGACGACCAGGTGAAAATTCGCGGGCACCGTATCGAGCTGGGCGAGGTGGAAGTAGCGTTGAATAGTATCGAAGGCGTGCAGCAAGCCGTGGTAGTAGCCCGCGAAACCACGGAGGGGTACAAGCAACTCGTAGCCTACCTTGTGGCAACTGGAGCCGACGAGCCTACCGCCGCCGTGCGGGCAGCCCTGGAGCAGCAACTACCCGACTACATGGTGCCCGCAGCTTTTGTGTGGCTGCGGGAGCTACCCCGCACCACCAGCGGCAAAGTAGACAAGAAGGCCCTGCCCGCGCCCGGCAGCGGGCGGCCCGCGCTGGCAGCTTTGTACCGCAAGCCCGCCACACCCGCCGAGAAGAATATTGCGGCTACCTGGAGTGAGCTGCTGCATATAGAGCCCGTTGGGGCCGACGACAATTTCTTTGAGCTGGGTGGTAATTCGCTGTTGGCGCAGAAAACGGTGGCGTTGCTGCGGCAGCGCTTTCACTACCAAGTACCCATCACGCGGCTGTACCAGCACCCTACGGTTGCCGGGCTAGCTCGCTTCCTCACACCCCAAGCTAAGGCCGCACCGGTGGCTGCCACTGCGCCTAGCGCACTACCTGCTGCCACCGAGCAGCCCGACGTAGCTGTAATCGGCATGGCCGGGCGCTTCCCGGGCGCTAACACCATAGCCGAGCTGTGGGACGTGCTGCGAGAGGGTAGGGAAACCATTCGGTTTTTCACCGAGGAAGAGTTGGACGCCAGCATTCCAAACGAAATGCGCCACGACCCTACTTACGTGCGGGCGCGGGGTATCATCGAAGAGCCGGGACAGTTTGATGCGGCTTTCTTTGGTGTTTCGCCCAAGCTGGCGCAGGTGCTAGACCCTCAACAGCGGCTATTTCTGGAAATTGCTTGGGAAGCGCTGGAACAAGCCGGCTATCCGCCCGCCACGCACGGGGCTAAGGTAGGGGTATACGCCGGCGTAGGCACCAATACGTACCTGCTGCACAACGTGCTCGGCAATGCAGCCGTGATGGAACAGGTGGGTGCCTTTCAGGTGATGACGGCCAACGAGAAGGATTATGTGGCTTCCCGTACTGCCTACCAGCTCAACCTGCAAGGACCGGCCGTGAGCGTGCACTCGGCGTGCTCTACTTCGCTGCTAGCTATTGCGGAGGCGGTGAAGAGTATTCGGGCGGGGCAGTGCGAGCTGGCACTGGCTGGCGGCGCTAGCATCACGTCGCCTACACGCAGCGGCCACCGCTACCAAGAGGGTGCCATGCTCAGCTCGGATGGTCACTGCCGCTCCTTCGACGCACAAGGCAAGGGCACGGTGTTTAGCGACGGGGCCGGTGTGGTACTGCTGAAGAGCCTAGCGGCCGCCCAGCGCGACGGCGACACCATTTATGCCGTTATCAAAGGCATTGGCGTTAATAATGATGGGTCGGCTAAGGGCAGCTTCACGGCTCCCAATGCCGAGGGACAGGCGCAGGCCATTCGGGCAGCCTTGCACAATGCCGGCGTAGACCCTGCTACCATCAGCTACGTGGAGGCCCACGGCACCGCTACCCCCCTCGGCGACCCAATTGAACTGGAAGGCTTGTCGATGGCTTTCGGGCCACAGGCGCAAAACCAGTTCTGTGCGATAGGCTCCATTAAAAGCAACATGGGCCACCTCACGGCGGCGGCGGGCGTGGCGGGCTTCATCAAAACGGCGCTGGCCCTGCACTACCGACAATTGCCACCTTCGTTGCACTTTGAGCAGGCCAACCCCAGTATCGACTTCGCCAACAGTCCATTCTTCGTGAACACCACGCTTCGGGATTGGACCGCTTCTACTGTGCGCCGGGCCGGCATCAGCTCGTTTGGGGTAGGGGGTACCAATGTGCACGTGGTAGTAGAAGAAGCGCCCGTGACAGAACCGCTACCCACCTCTGCCCGCCCGGTGCAGCTGCTGGCGTGGTCGGCCAAAACGGCGACTAGCCGTGAGAGCTACGCGGGCCAGTTGGCCCACTACCTGGAGCGGGATGCAGCCGAACTGGCCGACGTAGCTTACACGCTACACACCGTCCGCACCGACTTCGCGCAGCGTCGTTTTGTGGTAGCCTCTACCCCCGCCGAAGCCCGCACGGCGCTGCAAGACGCAAGCAAGGTAGGCCAAGCCAATACGCTGCAAGCAGCACCCGGCGAATTGGTTTTCCTGTTTCCGGGCCAAGGAGCGCAATACCTAGGCATGGGCCAGACGCTCTACGCCGAGGAGCCCGCCTACCGGCAGGCCGTAGACGAATGCGCCACGTTGCTGCTGCCGTATCTGGCGCTGGACATCCGCACGGTGCTGTACGCCGTGCCCGGCGCCGCGGCCGAAGCGCAGTTGCGCCAGACGTGCTACACCCAGCCTGCCCTGTTCGTGACGGAATATGCGCTGGCCCGGCTTTGGATGAGTTGGGGCATAGTGCCCTCAGTGTTGTGCGGCCATAGCATCGGCGAGTTTGTAGCGGCGCACTTAGCGGGCGTGTTTTCGCTGGCTGATGCGCTGCGGCTGGTGGCCGTGCGCGGGCAGTTAGTGGGCGCGTTGCCGGACGGCAGTATGCTGGCTGTGCGCCACGGCGCCGCCGAGGTAGAAAGTCTGTTACCTGAGTCGCTGTCGATAGCCGCCGTGAACAGTCGCGCCTTGTGTGTGGTGGCTGGGCCAGAAGCAGCCGTTGCGGCCTTTGCCGAAACACTGGCCGCCCGCCAGGTTCCGTGTCGTCTGTTGGCTACCAGCCACGCGTTTCACTCGGCCATGATGGAGCCGGCCGTGGCTGACTTTCAGCAAGTGGTATCTACGGTGACACTGCATCGGCCACAAAAACCAGTGGTATCCACCGTGAGCGGTACTTGGCTGACCGATGCCCAAGCCACCGACCCCATCTACTGGGCCAAGCACCTGCGCCTACCCGTGCAGTTTGCCGATGCCCTGGATACACTGCTAGCGCTGGGTAATCCGTTGTTGCTGGAGGTAGGACCCGGCAGCACCGCCACCACGCTGGCCCGCCAGCAGGCTGGCACCCGCACCGTAGTGGCCCTGCCAGGGCTGCCGCCTACCCAAGGTAGCCAGACCGACGTGCACGCTGTGCTTCAGACCCTAGGGCAACTCTGGCTGCACGGCGCCACGCCCGACTGGACCGCCTTCTATGCCGGCCAGAACCGGCGCAAAGTGCCCTTGCCTACCTATGTCTTCGACCGGCAACTGCACTGGCTGGAGCCCCCCGTAACGGTACCAGTTGCTACCCAGCTAGCTATGGCCCCGCCATCTATCCCAATTACCACCAGTGTTGCCCCCGCCGCTGCTCTCTCCACTCAGCCTATGCGACTACCTATACTTCTGCAAAAGATTACCGATATTCTAGAAAACGCTTCTGGCATTGAGATGAGCGGTACCACGCCCGACCAGACCTTCTTAGAAATAGGGCTCGACTCGTTGTTGCTTACGCAAGTGGCTCTCACGCTGCGCAAGGAATTCGACCTACTGATTACCTTCCGCCAACTCAACGAAGCTTACGCTACCCCCGCCGCACTGGCCGCCTACCTCGATCAGGCATTGCCCGCCGAGCGCTACCAGCCAGTGGCGGTGCCAGCACCTTCTACAACATCAGCACCCCTACCCTTTGCGCCGGTGTCGGCTCCTGTTGCGGCACCCGTACCAATGGCGGCACACGTCGCGGTAGCCAGCCCCGATTCAGCGTTGGGGTTGATATCCCAGCAGCTGCAGCTACTGGCTCGGCAAATTGCTTTGCTGCAAGGCACCCCCGAGCCACCAGTAGCAACACCCGCACCAGTGGCCCTACCCGCACCGGTACCCGCGCCCACTGCACCTGCGCCAGTTGCTTCGGCGGCGGCCGAGCTAACGCTGGAGGAGCAGGCGGAGCTGAAGAAGCCGTTTGGCGCTACGGCACGCATCGAACGGCAGGCCACCGGCCTCAGCCAGTCGCAGCAAAGCTTTCTGCACCAGTTCACGCAACGCTACAATCAAAAAACGGCCGGCAGCAAAGCCTACGCCCAGCAGCACCGCACCCACATGGCCGATCCGCGCGTAGTATCCGGCTTCCGGCCACTAACCAAAGAGCTGGTTTACCCACTCGTGGTAAATAAATCCAAGGGTAGCCGGCTGTGGGATATTGATGGCAACGAGTACATCGACGTACTCAACGGCTTCGGCTCCACCATGCTCGGCTACCAGCCCGACAGCATCAAGCAGGCTCTGCACGAGCAGGTGGAGCGCGGCTACGAGATAGGCCCGCAGCACGTGTTGGCCGGCGAGGTCAGCCAGTTGATTTGCGAGTTCACCGGCTTCGACCGGGCTGCCTTGTGCAACACCGGCTCGGAGGCCGTGCTGGGCGCCATGCGCATTGCGCGCACCGTTACGGGCCGCTCGCTCATTGTAGCCTTCTCGGGCTCCTACCACGGTATTGCCGACGAAGTGCTGGTACGTGGTACCAAAAAGCTGAAGTCGTTTCCGGCAGCATCGGGTATCATGCCCGAAGCTGTGCAAAATATGCTGATTCTGGACTACGGTACCGAGGAAAGCCTGCGCATCATCCGGGAGCGGGCCCACGAGCTAGCCGCGGTGTTGGTAGAGCCCGTGCAGAGCCGCCGGCCCGAGTTTCGGCCCATCGCCTTCCTGCGGGAAGTGCGCGCCATCACGGCTGCCGCCGATGTAGCGCTGATTTTCGACGAAGTAATTACTGGTTTCCGGATGCATCCCGGTGGCGCGCAGGCCCTGTTCGGCATCAAAGCCGACTTGGCTACTTACGGCAAAGTAGTAGGCGGCGGCCTACCCATTGGGGCCATTGCGGGCCGCCGAGAACTGATGGATGCCTTGGACGGCGGCTTCTGGCAGTACGGCGACGATTCGTTCCCAACTGTAGGTGTTACGTACTTCGCCGGCACCTTTGTGCGCCACCCGCTGGCGTTGGCGGCCGCCAAGGCATCGTTGCACTACATGAAAGAGCAAGGCCCCGCATTGCAGCAGCGCCTCACGGCGAAAGCCGAGCGCCTGGCAGGGGCTCTGAACCCCGAGCTGGAGCGCCGACAGTTGCCTTTCTTCGTGGCGCATTTCGGCTCGCTCTGGAAGATAAAGTTTCACGAAGAAATACCCTACGCAGAGCTGCTTTTTACGCTGCTACGTGAGAAAGGCGTGCACATCTGGGATGGTTTTCCCTGCTTCATGACCGAAGCGCACACCACAGAAGAGGTAGACCGCGTGGTAGCCCTGTGCCTGAAGAGCATTGATGAGCTAGTAGCGGCCGGCTTCCTACCGGCCAGCCCGGCCCACGTGGTAGCGCCTGCCCCGGCAGGTACCACGCGCGCGCTCAACCAGCCCCCCGTATCTGGTGCCCGCCTGGGCCGCGACCAGCTAGGCAACCCGGCGTGGTTCATCTCCGACCCCGAACAGCCCGACCATTACCTGCAAATCAACTTAAACTGATTTCCGATGGTGCAAATCTCTACTCTTGTTGCTCCCGCTAAGTCGGTTCCAGAAGCCCCCGCATTCAACCCGTTCGCGGGGCCGGAAATGGTACGGGTAGTGCCCATCACGGAGGCGCAAGCAGAAATCTGGGTCGCTTGCATAGTAGGTGGCGACGACGCCAGCCGCGCCTACAACGAGTCGGTATCGTTGCGGCTCACGGGCGTGCTCGATCGGGCGGCGCTACGTCAAGCCCTGCACCAACTGGTGCGCCGGCACGAGGCGCTGCGCTCGGCCTTCAGCGCCGATGGCCAGTATATGTGCGTGTTCCGTGAGGTGCCCATTGAGTTATCTTTTCAAAATGTGGCCCACCACACCGCTGCCGAGCAGATCGAGCTGGTAGCGGCCTACGTACGGCAGGACGCTCGGCATTTGTTTGATCTGCTGGATGGCCCTCTCCTGAAAGCCGGACTGCTACAGCTGGCCCCCGCTGAGCACGAGCTGGTGCTCACGGCCCACCATATCATTTGCGATGGGTGGTCGTTGGCTATTTTGTTGCAGGAGCTGGGGCATCTCTATTCTGCCCACGTGCAGGGTTTGTTTCCAGACCTGCCCGCGGCTCCGCTGTTCAGCGACTATGCCGATGAGCAACTGCTGTTTAATCGAAGTGCAGATTATCAGGCTGTGGAGTCGTATTGGCTGGGGCAGTACGCCGACGTGGTGCCTGCCGTGACCCTACCCACCGATGCACCCCGCCCCACTACGCGCACCTACAAAAGCAGCCGCGCCGATTACCCCCTGGCTCCAGACCTGGTAGCCGGGTTGAAAGCCCTGGGCCAGCGCCACGGGTGCAGCTTCGTGACGACGCTGCTGGCGGCTTTCGAAGTGTGGCTGCACCGCCAAACCGGCCAGCAAGACCTGGTAGTAGGGCTGCCCGCCGCCGGACAAGCGCTGCTGGAAAAGCAGAACCTAATAGGGCACTGCGTGAATCTGCTGCCGCTCCGCAGCCATCCTACCCCCACGGCCCAGTTCACCGACTATCTCCAACAGCGCAAAATGGCCCTGTTCGATGCTTACGAGCAGCAGCAACTCACCTTTGGTAGTCTACTCAAGAAGCTCAATATCCCGCGCAATCTGGGCCGCATACCGCTGGTGCCGGTGATGTTCAACGTGGATCTGGGCATGGCCAACGGCGTGCAATTCCAGGGCCTGAACTACACACTGCGCAGCAATCCCCGGGTGTACGAGGCGTTTGAGCTGTTTCTGAATATCAGCGGCACCGAGCAGGCCTTGGTGCTAGAGTGGTCGTACAATACCACGCTGTTTGAGGCGGCTACTATTGCCCGCATGATGACGGAGTTTGAGGAGCTGGTACAGGCCATCGTTCAGAACCCTACCATGCCTCTGGGCAGGCCGGCGCCCGCCAGCACAGTGTCGGATGCGGCTTACCGGCAGTTGAATGCTACCGCGCAGCCCTACCCCAGCGAGGCTACGCTGTTTCAGTTGATTACCGCGCAGGCCCAGGCCACGCCCCAACAAACCGCTATTCGCTTTGGCGATACGGAGGTATCGTACGCGGCACTATTGCGCCGCGCAGAGCAGGTGGCCGGCTACCTCATGGCCCAGGGGGTATGCACTGGTGATGTGGTAGGCCTAGCCGTAGAACGCTCGCCTGAGCTACTGGTGGCCCTGTTGGCTATTATGCGGTGCGGGGCCGCTTACGTTTCGCTCGATGTGGCCTACCCCGCCGAGCGGTTGGCCTTTATGCTCACGGACTCGGGAGCGGCATTTGTGCTCACGGCGGGTAGCGTTGTGCTGGATTTAGCAACTTCGGCCACCGTATTGCGGCTGGAGGATGCTGATACCAGTCGGACGCCGCTGCCTGCTCTGGACTTACCCAGCGATACGCTGCTCTATATTCTCTACACCTCTGGTTCCACTGGCCGGCCCAAAGGAGTAGCTGTTACGCACCGCAACGTGGTCAACTTCCTGCTCAGCATGCAGCAGCAGCCGGGCATCACGGCCGCCGATACGTTGCTGGCGCTCACCACCATCTCCTTCGATATTGCGGGGCTGGAGCTGTTCCTGCCGCTCATCAGTGGCGCCACCATCTTGCTGGCAGACACCGAAACCGCCCGCGACGGTCGTGCTCTACTTCAGCTCATGCAAACAGCCGGTGTTACGCTGATGCAAGCTACCCCCGCCACTTGGCGCATGGTATTGGAGGCCGGTTGGGAGCAGCCCCTACCCCTCACGGCCCTGTGTGGGGGCGAAGCACTATTGCCAGAGCTGGCGGCCCGCCTGGCAGCGAAGTGCCAGGCAGTTTGGAACATGTATGGCCCTACCGAAACCACCATCTGGTCGTCGGTGCAGCAGGTGACAGGCTCGGAAGAGGTAATTACCATTGGGAGGCCCATTGCTAACACGCAATTTTATGTGCTAGATGAGCAACAGCAATTGGTGCCGGCCGGGGAGGTAGGCGAGCTGTGCATTGCCGGCGACGGCGTAGCCTGCGGCTACTGGCACCGCCCTGATTTAACGGCTGAACGCTTTATCGCGGACCCGTTTGCGGCTACCCCCGGCGCCCTCCTGTACCGCACCGGCGACCTGGGCTGCCTGCTGCCTACCGGCGAGTTGCAATGCCTGGGCCGACTGGATCAGCAGGTGAAAATCCGCGGCTACCGCATCGAGCTGGGTGAGATTGAGCAGTTGCTTCTTTCCTGCCCCGATGTGCAGGCCGCTGCTATAGTTGCCCAAGGAGCACGCCCCGGCGACGAGCGGCTGGTAGCGTACGTGGTACCCAAAGGTGCAGCGGATAGTCGGCGTGCCTCGGCTGCGCAGCTTGCCACCTGGAAGCAGCTTCTGGCTACTCGCCTACCCGCCTACATGGTGCCCGACGCCTACGTGACGCTGCCCGCCCTACCCCTAACGCTCAACAGCAAAGTAGATCGCAAAGCCCTGGCGCAGTTTGCGCCTGAAATGCCTTATCTGCCAGTATCCACGGCCCCGCGCACGGCTATGGAAAAGCGCATTGCTGATATTTGGCAAACCTGCTTAGGCCTGGAGCAGGTTGATATTTTTGCCGACTTCTTCGCGCTGGGTGGGCACTCCCTGCTGGCGGTACGCGTGATGGCTGCCATCGAAAAAGAAACCGGCCAGCGCCTACCCCTGGCTACCCTCTTCGAGCACTCCACAGTAGAGAAGCTGGCCCGGCTATTGGAGTACGACAGCCAATTTATCACTTGGGATTCGCTGGTACCCATCAAGTCACAGGGCTCCAAAACGCCGCTCTACCTTGTGCACGGCGCCGGCCTGAACGTGCTGCTGTACCAGGCCATGAGCAGATACATGGACCCCGAGCAGCCTATTTACGGTCTGCAAGCCTGCGGCCTCAATGGTGCCGACAAACCCCTCGAAACCATTGAGGAAATAGCGGCGCACTACATCAAATGCATCGAGAAGACAAACCCGAACGGGCCTTATGCGCTGGCTGGCTATTCCTTTGGGGGTATCATCGCGTATGAAATGGCGCGCCAGTTGCTGGCCTGCGGCAAAGAGGTGCGGTTTCTGGGGCTATTTGATACCTATGCACACGAAGGGGAGGTGCCAGCTTCTCAGACGGGCAGGGCAGTGCGTAACCTAAAGCTATTTGCTATGAAGTGGCTCTATTTCTTGGTACTGCTGAAAAACAGCCCGCGTCCCACCATCCGCTACAAAATGATGTCGCTGCACAACAGTTGGCAGAGACTAACGAAGCGTAAGGAGGAAGAAACAAAAGAAGCCGCTGCAGTAGGGCGAGCCAACGACAAAGCGTATTACGCTTACAAACTGCTACCAGAGAATATCAAGATTGACCTGTTCCGGGTGAAAGAAAAGACCCATTACATGGAAGACTTCGAGTTTCTGGGCTGGAAACCTTACGCGCAGCAGGGTATCCGCATTCACGAGGTAGAAAGCGACCATAATTACCTGTTCTCACCCCCACACGATAAAACGCTGGCCGCCACCCTGCAAGCCGCGCTAGACAATGGCGTCCGGTAGGCTTGTGCTGCTAGGGTAGGGATATTATCCGGGTTTGCAAAATGATTGCTTGACAACGCTTTATGCAAGTGGATGCCTACCATATTTCCGTCAACTGCACAACGATTGCCCGCACAGAATGGCAATGTGCGGCGCCGCTGCCTTCCGTAGCTGCGCCTATGGTTTTCAGAGTGCAGCTAGCCGACTATGTGGAAGTAGCTAACTGCCTGGGAAACTATGTGCAGGCGGATGAGCAACGGCGGGCAGCCTCCTATTATCACGCCAGGCACGCCGAGCGGTTTTTGCTGGGTCGTGCTACCCTACGCTTGGTGTTGGGCTACCTGACTGGGACGCCAGCCGACGCTATAGCACTAGCTACCAGTCAAGTCGGCAAACTATACTGCGCCAACGCCCCGGACTGGCATTTTTCTATTTCGTACGACGACGCGTGGTTGGTACTGGCCTTTGCCAGGGTAGAGGTGGGAGTAGATATCGAAAAAATAAAGCCGGAGTTTGCCTACGCCGACGTAGCAGCAAGTTGCTTTTCTGAGGCAGAGCAGCAATATGTTACCGCCGCCGAAGACCCCGCGGCGGCTTTCTTTCAGTCCTGGACCCGAAAAGAAGCAATGGTCAAAGCACTGGGCATAGGTATTGATGACAATTTCGGCGGCCTACCTGCTTTGGATGGCAGGCATACCATACCGCAGGCACAGGCGCAGCAGCAGACCGATTGGGTATTGGCCAGCTTCACAATCGATGCGCAACACATCGGGACACTGGCTTACCCTAACAAGGCTATGGCAATACATCCTATTTTTTGCCATTTACAACCGCTATGGTACCAAGCAGCTGTGAATAGCAAAACTGATCTTTTCGGGTAGCGTAGTTCGCAGAAAACATCTACCCAACAGACAACAGAACAGCCCCGCCGACACCAGTGCCGACGGGGCTGTTCTGTTATGCAATACGCTAAGGCTACAGCGCTTGAGACGACACAGCACGTAAAGCGTTGATACGGCCATGACCATAATAAGGGTCGCGGCCGGGCTTGCCCAGGTCGTCGGCCGAAGCGCGCAAAACGGCCTTCACGCGTGCTGGGTCCATTTGGCCGCCGTTTTTACCAATGACGAGGGCCGCTACGCCCGTAGCATGAGGAGCCGCCATGCTGGTGCCCGCCATCCAGGTGTAGCCACCGTTTTTGGCCGTGCTCAGCACCATATCAAGCGCCCATACGTACTGGCGCACGCCTCTGAAGACCACCAACTCGTTGCCGGGGTAGGCGAAGTCGCCGCCGGGAGCGGCAAAGTCGACGGCCGATGTGCCGTAGTTGGAGTACGAAGCAAACCGGTCTAGATTGGTGGTAAGCGGATTCAACGCCCAACCCATCGGACCAGTAGACGAAATGGAGATAACGCCCGTCGCATCGGCCGGAATGTGCACCAGCGACTGGTCTTTATTGCCGTTGTTGGCGTCGTTGCCTGCTGAGGCAATAACGGTAACCCCCTGCTTAGCAGCGTAGCC from Hymenobacter aerilatus harbors:
- a CDS encoding ATP-binding protein, which encodes MNVNTTIFFSIVIAVVLVRVIRRFLDLPTRLPRVNRLLDYIWVPGVALFALSSLISWKSDQLDEIYLLLVFGVGIWILLRLRTYRPARLLLLAVIPFVAYSAFELLLALVTPALLKDYDDSFEVAQAFTFIWLFTFALIARNQKNQLEKDRLLREEEEQAKQRISAQNVELERLVAERTATLTQQAEELRYALTELRITQNQLIQSEKMASLGELTAGIAHEIQNPLNFVTNFSDVSTELLTELEEEQQKADRDPELEAEILTDLKQNLQKITHHGQRAASIVRAMLEHSRANNGERQPTDLNKLADEYLRLAYHGLRAKDKTFNATITTFFDPSLGQISAVSQDLGRVLLNLFTNAFYAVQKKQKEGHTPGYVPTVSVNTLHRSSGEVEIRVRDNGTGIPESVKDKIFQPFFTTKPTGEGTGLGLSLSYDIITKGHDGTLTVETEEGEGTEFIITLPATKP